A DNA window from Pseudoalteromonas spongiae UST010723-006 contains the following coding sequences:
- a CDS encoding ornithine carbamoyltransferase: MTQQFITGLELNKEANLKLLNLALQIKNNPMDFADALKGKSVVTLFEKPSLRTRLSFDIGINKLGGHAVYLDQQNGAMGQRESVKDFALNISTWADGIVARVMAHSTLTTLSEFSSVPVVNSLCDLYHPCQALADFLTLTEIYGDVSQLKLAYLGEGNNVTHSLMLLAASLGTDFVAVCPKGASPDAQIVKQAEAIAAQNGASVSVSDRVEAAVGSNALYADTWVSMGDNTPLELVKEKYMPYQINQKLLDMTGASSVLHCQPAHREFEITSEVMDGEKSFIIQQAENRMHAQNALLVSLLNPNFV; encoded by the coding sequence ATGACTCAACAATTTATTACGGGCTTAGAGCTAAACAAAGAAGCCAACTTAAAATTACTTAACTTAGCATTACAAATTAAAAATAACCCAATGGATTTTGCCGATGCTCTTAAAGGGAAATCGGTTGTTACGCTATTTGAAAAACCAAGTTTACGTACTCGCCTGTCGTTTGATATCGGCATTAACAAACTCGGTGGTCATGCGGTTTATCTTGACCAGCAAAACGGTGCTATGGGGCAGCGTGAATCGGTAAAAGATTTTGCCTTGAATATTTCCACGTGGGCGGATGGCATTGTGGCGCGTGTAATGGCGCATAGCACATTAACTACGCTTAGCGAATTTTCGTCTGTGCCGGTTGTAAATAGTTTGTGTGATTTATATCACCCATGCCAAGCACTCGCTGACTTTTTGACATTGACTGAAATTTACGGCGACGTAAGCCAACTAAAATTGGCTTATTTAGGTGAAGGTAACAATGTTACGCACTCACTAATGCTGTTAGCAGCAAGCTTAGGTACTGACTTTGTTGCGGTATGCCCTAAAGGCGCATCACCTGATGCACAAATTGTAAAACAAGCTGAAGCAATAGCAGCACAAAATGGCGCATCGGTCTCGGTAAGTGACCGCGTAGAAGCTGCAGTTGGGTCGAATGCACTCTATGCCGATACTTGGGTATCAATGGGCGATAACACACCATTAGAGCTGGTCAAAGAAAAGTACATGCCGTACCAAATTAATCAAAAACTGCTTGATATGACAGGCGCATCAAGTGTGCTTCATTGTCAACCAGCGCACCGTGAATTTGAGATTACCTCTGAGGTAATGGACGGTGAAAAATCATTCATAATACAACAAGCTGAAAATCGTATGCATGCGCAAAATGCTCTGCTTGTAAGTTTATTAAACCCAAATTTTGTGTAA